In a single window of the Limnochorda sp. L945t genome:
- a CDS encoding 4Fe-4S dicluster domain-containing protein gives MAVSQPERVVGRRRLLRWGAALAGAAAARAATGAAGRTARAASVVDGQAWAMLVDITQCVGCRSCVFACQEENGWKGDPEGQQLDGERWTAVREVAVKGSEEPRFVRTECFHCLQPSCADACIVGALRKTAEGPVVYDAGKCIGCRYCMIACPFQVPRYQWDQTFPLVAKCDFCADRIAAGKQPACSEACPTGATLFGRRDELVEQARARLASEPDRYVQHIYGLEEAGGTSWLFITDVPFEQLGFARVGTTPPPQRTRAWMQRVPAIAVGIAGLLAAAHVIEGRGGNHA, from the coding sequence ATGGCCGTGTCCCAACCAGAGCGGGTCGTGGGCAGGCGCCGGTTGTTACGGTGGGGTGCGGCGCTGGCCGGCGCGGCGGCAGCCCGGGCCGCTACGGGAGCCGCCGGGCGTACCGCCCGGGCAGCGTCGGTGGTCGACGGGCAGGCCTGGGCCATGCTGGTGGACATCACCCAGTGCGTGGGATGCCGCAGTTGTGTGTTCGCCTGCCAGGAGGAAAACGGCTGGAAGGGGGATCCTGAAGGCCAGCAACTGGACGGCGAGCGATGGACGGCCGTCCGGGAGGTGGCCGTCAAGGGGTCCGAGGAGCCGCGCTTCGTCCGCACCGAGTGTTTCCACTGCCTGCAGCCTTCCTGCGCCGATGCCTGCATCGTCGGCGCCTTGCGCAAGACGGCCGAAGGCCCCGTGGTCTACGACGCCGGCAAGTGCATCGGCTGTCGCTACTGCATGATCGCCTGCCCCTTCCAGGTGCCCCGCTACCAGTGGGACCAGACGTTCCCCCTGGTGGCCAAGTGCGACTTCTGCGCCGATCGGATCGCCGCAGGAAAGCAGCCGGCTTGCTCCGAGGCGTGTCCCACGGGAGCGACGCTGTTCGGCCGGCGCGACGAGTTGGTCGAGCAGGCGCGGGCCCGCCTCGCCTCCGAGCCCGACCGCTACGTCCAGCACATTTACGGGCTCGAAGAGGCGGGCGGCACGTCGTGGCTGTTCATTACGGACGTGCCCTTCGAGCAGCTCGGCTTCGCCCGGGTGGGCACCACGCCGCCGCCGCAGAGGACCCGGGCCTGGATGCAAAGGGTCCCGGCCATCGCAGTGGGCATCGCCGGACTGCTGGCGGCGGCCCACGTCATCGAAGGGCGAGGAGGTAACCACGCATGA
- a CDS encoding CaiB/BaiF CoA transferase family protein: MLSKEESTGTLGAVPERAPVPLQGIKVLDLSRVLAGPFCTQVLADLGATVWKVEPPWGDETRGWGPPFVGGESAYFLSANRGKKSLAVDLKHEEGRQVVRALAGRADVLVENFKTGDLARYGLDYEHLAGANPRLVYVSITGFGHDGPRAMEPGYDIALQGMTGIMSVTGCPDGPPTKVGVAWIDVMTGLTAAVGVLAALRERDRSGLGQHLDLSLFDVGVMAMANLAQSYLVTGRVPRRLGNAHAQLVPYQAFEAADGWLIVAVGNDDQFRRFADTAGLAGLARDPRFATNAARVEHREELVAILAEAIRARPRGEWIRRLQAARVPVSPVYDLGEVFADPQAQARRLVWQAAHPAAGVLPMVASPFQHFSRTPAGRGAPPPLLGEHTAEVLRDVLGMEEQRIEAMEAAGIVRTALRGKGRTEPWPYARF; the protein is encoded by the coding sequence ATGCTTTCAAAGGAGGAGAGCACCGGCACCCTGGGCGCCGTCCCGGAGAGGGCCCCTGTCCCACTCCAGGGGATCAAGGTCCTGGACCTCTCGCGGGTCCTGGCCGGGCCCTTTTGTACCCAAGTGCTAGCCGACCTCGGAGCCACGGTGTGGAAGGTGGAGCCCCCTTGGGGGGACGAGACGCGTGGCTGGGGCCCCCCGTTCGTAGGAGGCGAGAGCGCCTACTTCCTCTCCGCCAACCGGGGCAAGAAGAGCCTTGCCGTCGACCTCAAACACGAGGAGGGACGCCAGGTCGTACGAGCGCTCGCCGGTCGGGCCGACGTCCTGGTGGAGAACTTCAAGACCGGCGACCTCGCCCGCTACGGGCTCGACTACGAGCATCTCGCCGGTGCCAACCCCCGGCTCGTCTACGTCTCCATCACCGGCTTCGGCCACGACGGGCCCCGGGCCATGGAGCCTGGCTACGACATCGCCCTGCAGGGCATGACCGGCATCATGAGCGTCACCGGCTGCCCGGACGGGCCCCCGACCAAGGTCGGGGTCGCCTGGATCGACGTCATGACGGGGTTGACCGCAGCGGTGGGCGTGCTGGCCGCGCTGCGGGAGCGGGATCGGAGCGGCCTGGGCCAGCACCTGGACCTCTCCTTGTTCGACGTCGGGGTCATGGCCATGGCCAATCTCGCCCAGAGCTATCTCGTCACGGGCCGAGTCCCTCGCCGCCTGGGTAACGCCCACGCGCAGCTGGTGCCGTACCAGGCGTTCGAGGCGGCCGACGGCTGGCTCATCGTGGCGGTGGGCAACGACGACCAGTTTCGCCGGTTTGCCGACACGGCCGGCCTCGCGGGTCTCGCGCGTGACCCCCGCTTTGCCACCAACGCGGCGAGGGTGGAGCACCGGGAGGAGCTGGTGGCCATCCTGGCCGAGGCGATCCGGGCCCGCCCGCGCGGGGAGTGGATCCGGCGGCTGCAGGCCGCCAGGGTACCCGTCTCGCCCGTCTACGACCTCGGCGAGGTGTTCGCCGACCCGCAGGCCCAGGCTCGCCGGCTGGTGTGGCAGGCCGCTCACCCGGCGGCCGGGGTACTCCCCATGGTGGCGAGCCCATTCCAGCATTTCTCCCGGACGCCGGCCGGGCGGGGCGCGCCGCCGCCCCTGTTGGGAGAGCACACGGCCGAGGTGCTCCGAGACGTGCTGGGCATGGAGGAGCAGCGCATCGAGGCGATGGAGGCCGCCGGCATCGTCCGGACGGCTTTGCGCGGAAAGGGGAGAACGGAGCCGTGGCCGTACGCAAGATTCTGA
- a CDS encoding ABC transporter substrate-binding protein, whose amino-acid sequence MQNKGLRRLRWPLAGALALGMSLVSFSAWGAGSLAVSTWGFNLDLINKNITQPFEKATGVRISYELGNNSDRFTKLMVRKGNPNVDVVHLTDDFAARAVKEGLLQPIDVSRLSNYDQIYDWAKDPVGGHYAVGYTVQDYGIVYRTDKIKTPITSWKDLWRDDLAGHISLPDITTTQGPATVVMASRAWGGSEKDVDVGFARLKALRDNVVTFYNRSSQLVTLFQQGEVWAAPVLRIAWGQLLETGLPLRWVAPKEGSVGFVNVLGIVKGTRNLDAAYRYVDFLLSEQVQKAEALDLVDSPVNRKVELPPDKAKLLTYGQDNIEKLIFLDPNYLLQAREQWVDRWNREIAF is encoded by the coding sequence GTGCAAAACAAGGGGCTGCGCCGGTTGCGGTGGCCGCTGGCCGGAGCCCTGGCGCTGGGGATGTCGCTCGTTTCCTTCTCGGCATGGGGGGCGGGCAGTCTGGCCGTCTCCACGTGGGGATTCAATCTTGATCTCATTAACAAGAACATCACCCAGCCGTTCGAGAAAGCGACCGGCGTCCGGATCTCGTACGAACTCGGCAACAACTCGGACCGGTTCACCAAGCTCATGGTACGCAAGGGCAACCCCAACGTCGACGTGGTGCACCTGACCGACGACTTCGCCGCCCGGGCCGTCAAGGAGGGTTTGTTGCAGCCCATCGACGTCTCCCGCCTGTCCAACTACGACCAGATTTACGACTGGGCCAAAGATCCCGTCGGCGGCCACTACGCCGTGGGCTACACCGTACAGGACTACGGGATCGTCTACCGCACGGACAAGATCAAGACGCCCATCACGTCGTGGAAGGATCTGTGGCGCGACGATCTGGCGGGTCACATCAGCCTGCCGGACATCACCACGACCCAGGGCCCGGCGACGGTGGTCATGGCGAGCCGGGCCTGGGGCGGCTCCGAGAAGGACGTCGACGTCGGCTTCGCCCGCCTCAAGGCCCTGCGCGATAACGTCGTCACGTTTTACAACCGCTCCTCCCAGCTGGTCACGCTCTTCCAACAGGGGGAGGTGTGGGCCGCACCCGTGCTGCGCATCGCCTGGGGCCAGCTGCTGGAGACCGGGCTCCCCCTGCGCTGGGTGGCTCCCAAAGAGGGTAGCGTGGGGTTCGTCAACGTGCTGGGCATCGTCAAGGGCACTCGCAACCTCGACGCGGCCTACCGGTACGTAGACTTCCTTCTGAGCGAGCAGGTCCAGAAGGCGGAGGCCTTGGATCTGGTCGACTCCCCGGTCAACCGCAAGGTGGAGCTGCCGCCGGACAAGGCCAAGCTGCTCACCTACGGCCAGGACAACATCGAGAAGCTCATCTTCCTGGACCCCAACTATCTCCTGCAGGCGCGGGAGCAGTGGGTCGACCGCTGGAACCGGGAGATCGCCTTCTGA
- a CDS encoding cyclase family protein produces the protein MKRLGNVIVYRKVVDLTHVLEPGSPAWPGDPLVTFETVATIEGNGYYLRRFSMGEHSGTHLNAPKSFHPRGSSVSEYPPGALVTPAVLVDVRERAAAAPDYTLAVEDIRAWERRHGDIPAGSVVLLFTGWQERWSDPRAFLGLDAEGRLHFPGFGVEVARWLLQERRIRGLGTDAPGVEPGWDSSFAVNRLVLEEPSFAPDPAIEPPPRLVLECLAHLDELPPTGATLVIGVLRLRDGSGSPASVLALVP, from the coding sequence GTGAAGCGCCTGGGCAACGTCATCGTCTACCGGAAGGTGGTGGACCTCACCCACGTCCTCGAGCCCGGCAGTCCTGCCTGGCCCGGCGATCCGCTCGTGACCTTCGAAACCGTGGCCACGATCGAGGGCAACGGGTACTACCTGCGGCGGTTCAGCATGGGAGAGCACAGCGGCACCCACCTCAACGCCCCGAAGAGCTTCCACCCCAGGGGATCGAGCGTCTCGGAGTACCCCCCGGGGGCGCTCGTTACGCCCGCCGTCCTCGTGGACGTCCGGGAACGCGCGGCCGCCGCCCCAGACTACACGCTCGCTGTCGAGGACATCAGAGCCTGGGAGCGGCGACACGGGGACATCCCCGCCGGGTCCGTGGTGCTCCTGTTCACCGGCTGGCAGGAGCGGTGGAGCGACCCGCGTGCCTTTCTCGGGCTGGACGCCGAGGGCCGGCTCCATTTCCCCGGATTCGGCGTCGAGGTCGCCCGGTGGCTCCTACAGGAGCGCCGTATCCGGGGTCTCGGGACCGATGCCCCCGGAGTGGAGCCGGGGTGGGACTCCTCTTTTGCCGTCAACCGGCTGGTGCTCGAGGAGCCCTCCTTCGCCCCGGATCCGGCCATCGAGCCACCGCCGCGCCTCGTCCTCGAGTGCCTGGCCCACCTCGACGAGCTGCCTCCCACGGGCGCGACCCTCGTCATCGGGGTCCTGCGCCTGCGTGACGGCTCCGGCTCCCCGGCGTCGGTGCTGGCCTTGGTGCCGTAG
- a CDS encoding helix-turn-helix transcriptional regulator — MNRTERLAAITLLLLARRRVTAAEIARTFEISERTVYRDLDALGQGGLPLISQAGAGGGYELPADYRLMPLTLTPDEAIALWTALQAVGSRDHPMREAARGAWLRIQAALPQELRDHVVDVGAGVDVSRMLPDAQVPATVFATAVRALRERRQLRIWYHVPTTGHSTERTVDLYGLACVRGRWYAPAHCHLRGGLRSFRLDRVTRAELLTSSYTLPRTFDLAAWVRGLFDYEQRAEERLPIEVHFSPQAGRRVVDDRFFREGLERQADGSFKATLTIPVSDLDWYAEIVVGYAGQARVVSPPVLRERVAMLARGLLEVHEAPAGAGGGDTSSTPPSP, encoded by the coding sequence ATGAACCGGACGGAACGCCTTGCGGCCATTACCCTTCTGTTGCTCGCCCGGCGCCGGGTTACCGCCGCTGAGATCGCGCGCACCTTCGAGATCAGCGAGCGTACGGTCTATCGCGATCTGGATGCCCTCGGACAAGGGGGGCTGCCGCTCATCTCCCAGGCGGGCGCAGGCGGGGGCTACGAGTTGCCCGCCGATTACCGGCTCATGCCGCTCACGCTGACGCCCGACGAAGCGATTGCCCTGTGGACGGCGCTCCAGGCCGTCGGTTCCCGGGACCACCCGATGCGGGAGGCCGCCCGGGGGGCGTGGCTGCGCATCCAGGCGGCGCTCCCTCAGGAGCTGAGGGACCACGTCGTCGACGTGGGCGCCGGCGTCGACGTGAGCCGGATGCTGCCCGACGCCCAGGTGCCCGCTACGGTTTTTGCCACGGCCGTCCGGGCCCTGAGGGAGCGCCGGCAGCTTCGCATCTGGTACCATGTGCCCACCACCGGGCACTCGACCGAGCGGACCGTCGACCTGTACGGACTGGCGTGCGTACGCGGGCGGTGGTACGCTCCGGCGCACTGCCACCTGCGAGGGGGCTTGCGGTCGTTCCGGCTCGACCGGGTCACCCGCGCGGAGCTCCTGACGAGCTCCTATACGTTGCCGCGCACCTTCGACCTGGCGGCCTGGGTCAGGGGTCTGTTCGACTACGAGCAGCGTGCCGAGGAGCGCCTGCCGATCGAGGTGCACTTCTCGCCCCAGGCCGGCCGCAGGGTGGTCGACGACCGCTTCTTCCGGGAGGGTCTGGAGCGGCAGGCGGACGGCAGCTTCAAGGCCACCCTCACCATTCCCGTCTCCGACCTCGACTGGTATGCGGAGATCGTGGTGGGCTACGCCGGGCAGGCCCGGGTCGTGTCGCCCCCGGTGCTGCGAGAACGCGTGGCCATGCTGGCTCGCGGGCTGCTCGAGGTTCACGAGGCCCCTGCCGGTGCAGGAGGGGGTGACACCTCGTCCACGCCCCCTTCTCCTTGA
- a CDS encoding acyl-CoA dehydrogenase family protein, which produces MLDYLHALDLFTPEQRQIQQEARRLLESEALPHVREWWEAGTFPRHLIPRFGEMGFLGANLPEQYGCAGIDNVAYGLVMYELERIDSGLRSFVSVQGALCMYPIFAYGSEAQKRHYLPRMASGQLIGCFGLTEPEGGSDPGAMKTRARRDGRDWVLSGTKMWITNGTIAHVAVIWAREEESGVVRGFLVPTDAPGFTAREVPHKMSLRASVTSELVLDEVRVPEEARLPGAEGLRAPLSCLTQARYGIAWGALGALEAVYEEAVEFARSRITFGRPIAGRQLVQAKLADMLTDHTAGLLLAWRLGRLKDEGALHFAQVSMAKRHNVRAALKAARAAREILGASGITLEYHAIRHMLNLETVDTYEGTYDIHTLILGREITGLGALE; this is translated from the coding sequence ATGCTGGACTACCTGCACGCCCTCGACCTCTTCACGCCCGAGCAACGCCAGATCCAGCAAGAAGCCCGCCGCCTCCTCGAGTCCGAAGCCCTGCCCCACGTCCGCGAGTGGTGGGAGGCAGGGACCTTCCCGCGCCACCTGATCCCGCGGTTCGGCGAGATGGGATTTCTCGGCGCCAATCTGCCGGAGCAGTACGGCTGCGCCGGCATCGACAACGTCGCCTACGGTCTGGTCATGTACGAACTCGAGCGCATCGACTCGGGCCTGCGGAGCTTCGTGAGCGTGCAGGGGGCACTCTGCATGTATCCCATCTTCGCGTACGGTTCCGAGGCACAAAAGCGTCACTACCTGCCCCGGATGGCCTCCGGCCAGCTCATCGGCTGCTTCGGCCTGACCGAGCCCGAGGGGGGATCCGACCCCGGGGCGATGAAGACCCGGGCCCGCCGGGACGGAAGGGACTGGGTGCTGTCGGGCACGAAGATGTGGATCACCAACGGCACCATCGCGCACGTCGCCGTCATCTGGGCACGGGAAGAGGAAAGCGGCGTGGTGCGCGGTTTTCTCGTGCCGACCGACGCGCCCGGCTTCACGGCCCGGGAGGTGCCCCACAAGATGAGCCTGAGGGCGTCCGTGACCTCGGAGCTGGTACTCGACGAAGTGCGGGTGCCCGAGGAGGCGAGGCTTCCCGGAGCCGAGGGGTTGCGGGCCCCCCTTTCGTGCCTGACCCAGGCCCGCTACGGCATCGCGTGGGGCGCCCTGGGAGCGCTCGAGGCCGTCTACGAGGAAGCGGTCGAGTTCGCCCGCAGCCGGATCACCTTCGGCCGCCCCATCGCCGGGCGCCAGCTGGTGCAGGCCAAGCTCGCCGACATGCTGACCGATCACACGGCCGGGCTGCTGCTCGCATGGAGGCTGGGCCGGCTGAAGGACGAGGGAGCCCTCCACTTCGCGCAGGTGAGCATGGCCAAGCGCCATAACGTCCGGGCGGCGCTGAAGGCGGCGCGAGCGGCCCGGGAGATCCTGGGGGCCAGCGGCATCACCCTGGAGTACCACGCCATCCGTCACATGCTCAACCTGGAGACCGTGGACACGTACGAGGGCACGTACGACATCCACACCCTCATCCTGGGTCGGGAGATCACCGGCCTGGGAGCCCTCGAGTAG
- a CDS encoding MFS transporter: MGLHANAPGRAGELAAVLGASLTRTFTELVIFGYVPLYLYASGERRITQLALVTALPALVRFVAANAWGALVDVTGRPERVLLVGIAGYWLASVGLLQVSTGLQAMVVVSLTAALFAALSPAGKALVSLAGETAGRAVPGAAATSRDGRPAAYRPLAWWLQLESWGWLLGSAAVAARGRLGLSPQGLLLVVAGAVTVQGVWAGLALRGLPGRRKACAARSWIAMFHGRLAGMVADWRRLYGRGTMALLFAVFGLSALAAEASFTVFGFYFTGVLGGSESGYGVTVAASTGLGLLVYAVMGRPGVRLAPGPLMVAGAVLYGVTYAVMAAAPGALTAAIAFGLPVYALLRIGATWSAGALTRADERGGGMGGLDGAEALATALGALAAGLVADGWGFRAVYWAAAGVAALLAGLAWQLKRRLEERCTAALPGQTAVPRVAPALDANRLRPDEITPAGNTAEPGGCGP, from the coding sequence TTGGGGCTCCATGCGAATGCTCCCGGGCGGGCCGGAGAGCTGGCTGCGGTGCTGGGAGCCAGCCTGACGCGAACCTTCACCGAACTGGTCATCTTCGGCTACGTCCCTCTCTACCTCTATGCCTCCGGGGAACGCCGGATCACGCAGCTGGCCCTGGTCACGGCCCTGCCGGCTCTGGTGAGGTTCGTGGCGGCCAACGCGTGGGGGGCGCTGGTCGACGTGACGGGCCGGCCCGAGCGCGTGCTGTTGGTCGGCATCGCAGGCTACTGGCTGGCGAGCGTGGGCTTGCTCCAGGTCTCGACCGGCTTGCAGGCGATGGTGGTGGTGAGCCTGACGGCCGCGCTCTTCGCGGCGCTGTCGCCGGCCGGCAAGGCCCTGGTATCGCTGGCGGGCGAGACGGCAGGTCGAGCGGTGCCCGGCGCGGCGGCCACCTCCCGGGACGGGCGCCCTGCTGCTTACCGCCCGCTTGCGTGGTGGCTGCAGCTCGAGTCGTGGGGATGGCTGCTCGGCAGCGCCGCAGTGGCGGCCCGCGGGCGGCTGGGGCTTTCTCCTCAGGGCCTGCTTCTGGTCGTTGCAGGGGCCGTGACCGTACAGGGCGTGTGGGCCGGCCTGGCCTTGCGAGGCCTGCCCGGGCGCCGTAAGGCTTGCGCAGCGCGCTCCTGGATCGCTATGTTCCACGGGCGGCTCGCCGGAATGGTCGCCGACTGGCGCCGGCTGTACGGCCGGGGGACCATGGCGCTGCTGTTCGCGGTGTTCGGACTGTCCGCGCTGGCCGCGGAGGCGAGCTTCACGGTGTTCGGCTTCTACTTCACGGGCGTGCTGGGAGGGAGCGAGTCCGGGTACGGCGTCACCGTGGCGGCGAGCACGGGTCTCGGGCTGTTGGTGTACGCCGTCATGGGGCGGCCGGGCGTGCGTCTTGCTCCCGGCCCGCTCATGGTCGCGGGCGCCGTGCTCTACGGCGTGACGTACGCCGTCATGGCCGCGGCGCCCGGGGCTCTCACGGCGGCCATCGCCTTCGGGCTTCCTGTGTACGCGCTGCTCCGCATCGGGGCGACGTGGTCGGCCGGAGCCCTCACGCGGGCCGACGAGCGCGGGGGAGGAATGGGCGGCCTGGACGGAGCCGAAGCGCTGGCTACGGCCCTGGGCGCGCTGGCCGCCGGCCTCGTCGCCGATGGGTGGGGTTTCCGGGCCGTGTACTGGGCTGCCGCAGGCGTGGCGGCGCTGCTGGCCGGGCTCGCCTGGCAGTTGAAGCGGCGGCTCGAGGAGCGTTGTACGGCGGCCTTGCCCGGCCAGACGGCCGTGCCTCGAGTTGCACCTGCTCTCGACGCGAACCGCCTCCGGCCAGACGAAATAACGCCCGCCGGAAACACCGCGGAGCCGGGCGGTTGCGGCCCATGA
- a CDS encoding N-acetylmannosamine-6-phosphate 2-epimerase: MLESLAGGLIVSCQAGEGDPLHGPHFMAEMAKAAYQGGARGIRANGAADIRAIRQAVPLPIVGIVKRHYPGSPVYITPTLAEALEVLDAGADVAACDATARPRPGGWTLERLVEEMRARSAVPLMADVSSVEEGVRAARLGFDVVATTLVGYAGDHEPLGYRPDFALIERMVAEVTGRFGVPVIVEGHIWEPDQARRCLELGAFAVVVGTAITRPQLITRRFVEAMGRRRTDQGEGGGHEDSATVRR; encoded by the coding sequence GTGCTGGAGAGTCTGGCGGGCGGCCTCATCGTGTCGTGCCAGGCCGGTGAGGGAGACCCGCTGCATGGGCCGCATTTCATGGCCGAGATGGCGAAGGCGGCCTACCAGGGAGGGGCTCGGGGTATCCGGGCCAACGGAGCCGCGGACATCCGTGCCATCCGGCAGGCGGTACCCCTTCCCATCGTCGGGATCGTAAAGCGCCACTACCCGGGCTCTCCCGTTTACATCACCCCGACCCTCGCCGAGGCGCTGGAAGTGCTGGATGCGGGGGCCGACGTGGCGGCGTGCGATGCGACGGCGCGCCCCCGGCCCGGCGGGTGGACCTTGGAGCGGCTCGTCGAGGAGATGCGGGCCAGGAGCGCGGTACCACTCATGGCCGACGTGAGTTCGGTCGAGGAGGGCGTACGGGCCGCCCGTCTCGGCTTCGACGTCGTCGCCACGACGCTCGTGGGATACGCCGGCGATCACGAGCCCCTGGGGTACCGGCCCGATTTCGCCCTCATCGAGCGGATGGTGGCGGAGGTGACCGGGCGTTTCGGGGTGCCGGTCATCGTCGAGGGGCACATCTGGGAGCCGGACCAGGCACGCCGCTGCCTGGAGCTCGGAGCGTTCGCCGTGGTGGTGGGGACGGCCATTACCCGGCCGCAGCTCATCACCCGGCGGTTCGTGGAGGCCATGGGACGCCGGCGCACGGATCAGGGGGAGGGAGGGGGCCATGAGGACAGCGCGACGGTTCGAAGATGA
- the nrfD gene encoding NrfD/PsrC family molybdoenzyme membrane anchor subunit: MRPYWRPAANSSGSALGAVPAASGSERAGLVESIRPSLQAAGPVRLAMGLVVAAALVAAGYRMIYGLGAATHLSDAWPWGLWKILGVVAGIPLAAGAFVVAAWVHVFRHHGYESLARPAVLAGFIGYLTAIASLFVDIGQPHRIWHPIVMWQPHSVLFEVCWCVILYTTVLALEFSPVAFEKLGWQRAGRIVQHFIAPIAGAGATLCVLHQSSLGSLFLIAPSRMSPMWYTPWLPLIFFVSSVAAGLAVLQLLAWVADRVYGQPVAESIRAGLARGLTGVLVLYLAVRLGDWSLRGTGPWRTSWGLEGALAWAELVMGIVLPLALLLAAGVRAGGQEWRVAAAAFTAAGVLLHRLDTGLTSMREAAWLPYVPSAIEWLVMAGMVCAGILAYDWVARRLPLFEHGREAAR, translated from the coding sequence ATGAGGCCATACTGGCGCCCCGCGGCCAACTCTTCGGGCTCTGCCCTCGGGGCCGTGCCGGCGGCCTCCGGCTCCGAGCGGGCGGGGCTCGTCGAGAGCATCAGGCCGTCCCTGCAGGCTGCCGGGCCGGTCCGCCTGGCGATGGGTCTGGTGGTGGCCGCCGCGTTGGTGGCCGCCGGCTACCGCATGATCTACGGGCTGGGCGCGGCGACCCACCTGAGCGACGCCTGGCCGTGGGGTCTGTGGAAGATCCTCGGGGTCGTGGCCGGCATCCCGCTGGCGGCGGGCGCGTTCGTCGTGGCGGCGTGGGTACACGTCTTCCGCCACCACGGCTACGAGTCGCTGGCACGCCCGGCGGTACTGGCGGGGTTCATCGGGTACCTAACGGCCATCGCTTCACTGTTCGTCGACATCGGGCAGCCCCACCGCATTTGGCACCCCATCGTGATGTGGCAGCCCCACTCGGTGCTGTTCGAGGTGTGCTGGTGCGTCATCCTGTACACGACGGTGCTGGCCCTGGAGTTCAGCCCGGTGGCCTTCGAGAAGCTCGGGTGGCAGCGCGCCGGCCGCATCGTACAGCACTTCATCGCGCCCATCGCCGGAGCGGGCGCCACCCTCTGCGTGCTCCACCAGAGCAGCCTCGGCAGTCTCTTCCTCATCGCCCCGAGCCGCATGAGCCCGATGTGGTACACCCCCTGGCTGCCCCTGATCTTCTTCGTCTCGTCGGTGGCGGCAGGGCTGGCCGTCCTACAGCTGCTGGCCTGGGTGGCCGACCGGGTGTACGGACAGCCGGTTGCCGAGTCCATCCGGGCAGGCCTGGCCCGGGGCCTGACGGGCGTGCTGGTCCTGTACCTGGCCGTACGCCTGGGGGACTGGAGCCTGCGGGGTACGGGCCCGTGGCGGACCTCTTGGGGCCTCGAGGGGGCACTTGCCTGGGCCGAGCTCGTGATGGGCATCGTCCTGCCGCTCGCCCTGCTGCTGGCCGCCGGAGTGCGTGCGGGTGGCCAGGAGTGGAGAGTGGCCGCGGCAGCTTTCACGGCCGCGGGCGTGTTGCTGCACCGGCTGGATACGGGCCTCACCTCCATGCGGGAGGCGGCCTGGCTGCCCTACGTGCCGTCGGCCATCGAGTGGCTCGTGATGGCGGGCATGGTGTGCGCCGGGATACTGGCCTACGACTGGGTCGCCCGTCGCCTGCCCCTCTTCGAGCACGGTCGCGAGGCGGCGCGCTGA
- a CDS encoding DJ-1/PfpI family protein has translation MAVRKILMLVGDFVEDYEVMVPFQALQAVGHTVHAVCPGKKAGEKVRTAVHDFEGDQTYSEKPGHNFALNATFDDVRPEAYDALVIPGGRAPEYIRLDQRVLAIVRHFAETHKPIAAICHGPQVLAAAGVLEGRSCTAYPAVGPEVRRAGGRWVEVAVDEAHVDGNLVTAPAWPAHPKWIARFLEVLGTRIAP, from the coding sequence GTGGCCGTACGCAAGATTCTGATGCTCGTGGGTGACTTCGTGGAGGATTACGAGGTGATGGTGCCGTTCCAGGCGCTGCAGGCGGTGGGGCATACCGTTCACGCCGTCTGCCCGGGCAAGAAGGCCGGGGAGAAGGTGCGGACCGCCGTCCACGACTTCGAAGGCGACCAGACGTACAGCGAAAAGCCGGGTCACAACTTCGCCCTCAACGCCACGTTCGACGACGTCCGCCCCGAAGCGTACGACGCGCTGGTCATCCCGGGAGGCCGGGCGCCCGAGTACATCCGGCTCGACCAGCGGGTGCTGGCGATCGTGCGGCACTTCGCCGAGACCCACAAGCCGATCGCGGCGATCTGCCACGGGCCCCAGGTGCTGGCGGCCGCCGGGGTGCTCGAGGGCCGGTCGTGCACGGCCTACCCGGCCGTCGGCCCTGAGGTGCGCCGCGCAGGGGGACGGTGGGTCGAGGTGGCCGTGGACGAGGCCCACGTGGACGGCAACCTGGTGACGGCGCCGGCCTGGCCGGCCCACCCGAAGTGGATCGCTCGCTTCCTGGAGGTGCTGGGTACCCGGATCGCGCCCTGA